The proteins below come from a single Isoptericola dokdonensis DS-3 genomic window:
- a CDS encoding copper transporter, with protein MIDFRYHLVSLISVFLALAVGIILGAGPLQNAIGDQLTDQVEALRVERTALRDSLTEAQVTLDEQSAYALAAGAELVEGSLQDVRVAVVDVGKVSGTREAEVVSQLEAAGARVVAQSSMTEAWTSAGDAVLRGTVADGQRGQLDGMVEDDATTAQVLGTVLGVALTEADGEGSESRSTRAVELYQLLSQVGLVDSRFAPSAPAEAVLLLSAGIEEEGVESTESSEVPEDVDEVGAVLAMQAAAGTVVVAGPTVAEGDLVSALRSDEAATGVLSTVSGLEQEVMRLNVPLALAAQYVGEVGQYGFEDDAVVVPPAVDLADRAATGTDGTDGEGS; from the coding sequence GTGATCGACTTCCGGTACCACCTCGTCTCGCTGATCTCCGTCTTCCTGGCGCTCGCGGTCGGCATCATCCTGGGCGCCGGCCCTCTGCAGAACGCCATCGGCGACCAGCTCACCGACCAGGTGGAGGCGCTGCGGGTCGAGCGCACCGCCCTGCGCGACTCCCTGACGGAGGCGCAGGTCACCCTCGACGAGCAGAGCGCGTACGCGCTCGCCGCGGGCGCCGAGCTCGTCGAGGGCTCGTTGCAGGACGTGCGCGTCGCGGTCGTGGACGTCGGCAAGGTGTCGGGGACCCGCGAGGCGGAGGTCGTGTCCCAGCTCGAGGCCGCCGGTGCCCGGGTCGTGGCGCAGTCGTCGATGACGGAGGCGTGGACGTCGGCCGGGGACGCGGTGCTGCGCGGCACCGTGGCCGACGGTCAGCGCGGCCAGCTCGACGGCATGGTCGAGGACGACGCGACGACCGCGCAGGTGCTCGGCACGGTCCTGGGCGTGGCGCTGACCGAGGCGGACGGCGAGGGGTCGGAGAGCCGCAGCACCCGGGCCGTCGAGCTCTACCAGCTGCTGTCGCAGGTGGGTCTGGTCGACTCGCGGTTCGCGCCGTCGGCGCCCGCGGAGGCCGTGCTGCTGCTGTCGGCCGGCATCGAGGAGGAGGGCGTCGAGTCGACGGAGTCGTCGGAGGTCCCGGAGGACGTCGACGAGGTCGGCGCGGTGCTCGCGATGCAGGCGGCGGCGGGCACCGTCGTGGTGGCGGGCCCGACGGTGGCCGAGGGCGACCTGGTCTCGGCCCTGCGCTCCGACGAGGCCGCGACGGGGGTGCTGAGCACCGTCAGCGGCCTGGAGCAGGAGGTCATGCGGCTCAACGTCCCGCTGGCGCTGGCCGCGCAGTACGTGGGCGAGGTCGGGCAGTACGGGTTCGAGGACGACGCGGTCGTCGTGCCCCCGGCCGTGGACCTCGCCGACCGGGCCGCGACCGGGACGGACGGCACCGACGGCGAGGGCTCCTGA
- a CDS encoding tetratricopeptide repeat protein, with the protein MNDTSRHDSSREDGREPRRPRTGSGERGRDGGPARHTGGSRSGGAGKGNDRRGGTTERRSSGAGYQRDDRRDRSSGGQREDRRSSGGGYQRNSDDRRPSGSDYSRDDRGGRPSGSAYSRDDRGGRPSGSGYSRDDRGGRPSGSGYSRDDRGGRPSGSGYNRDDRRPSGSGYNRDDRRPSGGGYQRSSDDRRPSGSGYNRDDRRPSGGGYQRSSDDRRPSGSGYSRDDRGGRPSGSVYSRDDRGGRPSGSGYNRDDRGDRPAGNRRDDQRGGRPDSRGRSDRGGYAGRPSNGPRRNDGDDRRGGGFGGRREAGRPEADQPVRSNAPELPEDVSMRQLDKEARERLRGLSKDNAEWVGSHLVMAGRLIDADPELAYEHAQAAVSRGGRVDVVREAAGLTAYRTGRYAEALRELRTVRRLNGSSEHLPIMADCERGLGRPERAVALAASDEARSLDGDGRTELAIVVSGARSDLGEHDAALAVLDRIAPAERQGDLGVRVVQARAVALEAAGRESEAAALLARVDPAALARVNGVVEDDEEVVVFDAFDEDADDADEAEADAEDGSVVTAQDDAEEIADVEVADDEVAESEEPDDESAAEGDTDSAEPAPGEGAAEDQR; encoded by the coding sequence ATGAACGACACGTCGCGACACGACAGCTCCCGCGAAGACGGACGAGAGCCGCGCAGGCCCCGCACCGGAAGCGGCGAGCGTGGCCGCGACGGCGGACCCGCGCGCCACACCGGAGGTTCCCGATCCGGCGGTGCCGGCAAGGGGAACGACAGGCGTGGCGGCACCACCGAACGTCGTTCGTCGGGTGCGGGTTACCAGCGTGACGACCGTCGGGACCGTTCGTCGGGTGGCCAGCGGGAGGACCGTAGGTCTTCCGGTGGCGGCTACCAGCGCAACAGCGACGACCGTCGTCCGTCGGGTTCGGACTACAGCCGTGATGACCGTGGTGGTCGTCCGTCGGGTTCGGCCTACAGTCGTGATGACCGTGGTGGTCGTCCGTCGGGTTCGGGCTACAGTCGTGATGACCGTGGTGGTCGTCCGTCGGGTTCGGGCTACAGCCGTGATGACCGTGGTGGTCGTCCGTCGGGCTCCGGGTACAACCGCGACGACCGTCGTCCGTCGGGCTCCGGGTACAACCGCGACGACCGCAGGCCTTCTGGTGGTGGCTACCAGCGCAGCAGCGACGACCGCCGTCCGTCGGGCTCCGGGTACAACCGCGACGACCGCAGGCCTTCTGGTGGTGGCTACCAGCGCAGCAGCGACGACCGCCGTCCGTCGGGTTCGGGCTACAGCCGTGATGACCGTGGTGGTCGTCCGTCGGGTTCGGTCTACAGCCGTGATGACCGTGGTGGTCGTCCGTCGGGCTCCGGCTACAACCGCGACGACCGCGGCGACCGTCCGGCGGGGAACCGTCGGGACGACCAGCGCGGGGGACGGCCGGACTCTCGTGGTCGCAGCGATCGTGGGGGCTATGCCGGACGGCCGTCGAACGGTCCGCGTCGGAACGACGGGGACGACCGGCGGGGTGGCGGGTTCGGCGGGCGCCGTGAGGCAGGCCGTCCGGAGGCCGATCAGCCGGTGCGTTCGAACGCCCCGGAGCTGCCGGAGGACGTCAGCATGCGGCAGCTCGACAAGGAGGCGCGGGAGCGTCTGCGGGGTCTGAGCAAGGACAACGCCGAGTGGGTGGGGTCGCACCTGGTGATGGCAGGTCGGCTGATTGACGCCGACCCGGAGCTCGCGTACGAGCACGCCCAGGCAGCGGTGAGCCGTGGCGGCCGGGTGGACGTGGTGCGTGAGGCCGCCGGCCTGACCGCGTACCGGACCGGCCGGTACGCGGAGGCGCTGCGTGAGCTGCGGACGGTCCGGCGGCTGAACGGCTCGTCGGAGCACCTGCCGATCATGGCGGACTGCGAGCGTGGCCTGGGCCGTCCCGAGCGGGCGGTGGCCCTCGCGGCGTCGGACGAGGCGCGGTCGCTGGACGGCGACGGCCGGACCGAGCTCGCGATCGTGGTGTCGGGTGCGCGCAGCGACCTCGGGGAGCACGACGCCGCGCTGGCGGTCCTCGACCGGATCGCCCCTGCGGAGCGTCAGGGTGACCTGGGAGTTCGTGTCGTGCAGGCCCGGGCCGTCGCGCTCGAGGCGGCCGGACGTGAGTCCGAGGCTGCGGCGCTGCTGGCCCGTGTCGATCCTGCGGCGCTGGCGCGGGTGAACGGCGTCGTGGAGGACGACGAGGAGGTCGTCGTCTTCGACGCCTTCGACGAGGACGCGGACGACGCGGACGAGGCGGAGGCCGACGCTGAGGACGGCTCGGTGGTCACGGCACAGGACGACGCCGAGGAGATCGCCGATGTCGAGGTGGCCGACGACGAGGTGGCTGAGTCCGAGGAGCCCGACGACGAGTCGGCAGCCGAGGGCGACACGGACTCCGCCGAACCCGCCCCTGGGGAGGGCGCCGCCGAGGACCAGCGATGA
- a CDS encoding TlyA family RNA methyltransferase, with the protein MGERADVELVRRGLARSRRQAGELVTAGRVSVDGVVLVKPSVQVAEAALLAVEPDPQDPGWASRAGGKLAGALDALEAHETGRRLADRVPGARCLDLGASTGGFTDVLLRRGATSVVALDVGHGQLVPALRDDERVTVVEGFNVRDLTAGDLDPAPDVVVGDLSFISLVLVVPALARSVSPGTDVLLLVKPQFEVGRERLGAGGVVRDPAQQAGSVVAVAAAGAEHGLRPLAVVPSALPGPSGNREFFCWFVRDEGAVPVDDPVLREAAVTAVAWQPGGVPPVLEVATAREGGAR; encoded by the coding sequence ATGGGTGAGCGTGCTGACGTCGAGCTGGTGCGACGCGGCCTGGCCCGTTCCCGGCGCCAGGCCGGCGAGCTCGTCACCGCAGGTCGGGTGAGCGTCGACGGCGTCGTCCTGGTCAAGCCATCGGTGCAGGTCGCCGAGGCGGCGCTGCTGGCGGTGGAACCGGATCCGCAGGACCCTGGCTGGGCGTCCCGGGCGGGCGGCAAGCTCGCCGGCGCGCTGGACGCACTGGAGGCTCACGAGACGGGCCGACGCCTCGCCGACCGCGTGCCGGGAGCGCGCTGCCTCGACCTGGGGGCGTCCACGGGTGGGTTCACCGACGTGCTGCTGCGACGCGGCGCGACGTCCGTGGTCGCGCTGGACGTGGGCCACGGCCAGCTGGTGCCCGCGCTGCGCGACGACGAGCGGGTGACGGTGGTGGAAGGCTTCAACGTCCGCGACCTCACCGCGGGCGACCTCGACCCCGCCCCCGACGTCGTCGTCGGCGACCTCTCCTTCATCTCGCTGGTCCTCGTCGTCCCCGCGCTCGCGCGGTCCGTGTCGCCCGGCACCGACGTCCTGCTGCTGGTCAAGCCGCAGTTCGAGGTGGGCCGGGAGCGGTTGGGCGCGGGCGGGGTGGTGCGCGACCCGGCACAGCAGGCGGGGTCGGTCGTGGCGGTGGCCGCCGCGGGCGCCGAGCACGGTCTGCGGCCGCTGGCCGTGGTGCCGAGCGCGCTGCCGGGCCCGTCGGGCAACCGTGAGTTCTTCTGCTGGTTCGTGCGGGACGAGGGTGCGGTGCCGGTCGACGACCCCGTGCTGCGGGAGGCTGCCGTCACGGCGGTCGCCTGGCAGCCGGGCGGCGTGCCCCCTGTCCTGGAGGTGGCTACGGCCCGGGAAGGTGGTGCTCGATGA
- a CDS encoding DNA-3-methyladenine glycosylase: protein MSTSTDGHVQAVPWQVPGPSWYARDVHLVARDLLGAYLERRHPDGDVTLRITEVEAYGGVDDPASHAFRGPTARNRSMFGRPGRLYVYRHLGLHHCVNVVCGPSGEAAAVLLRAGEVVEGAGLARRRREEIGRCDSDRQIARGPARLAVALDLVLDHDSTDVTDPDGALVLHLPVDPLPRTVATGARVGVAGEGADPARFAWRSWLVDEPTVSAYRPVTGRLR from the coding sequence ATGAGCACGTCGACCGACGGCCACGTCCAGGCCGTGCCGTGGCAGGTGCCCGGCCCCTCCTGGTACGCGCGCGACGTCCACCTGGTCGCGCGTGACCTCCTCGGTGCCTATCTCGAGCGGCGGCACCCCGACGGCGACGTCACGCTGCGCATCACCGAGGTGGAGGCGTACGGCGGTGTCGACGACCCGGCCTCGCACGCGTTCCGCGGCCCCACGGCCCGCAACCGTTCCATGTTCGGTAGGCCGGGCCGGCTCTACGTCTATCGGCACCTCGGGCTGCACCACTGCGTGAACGTCGTCTGCGGCCCGTCGGGCGAGGCGGCCGCCGTGCTGCTGCGCGCGGGGGAGGTCGTCGAGGGCGCGGGCCTCGCTCGGCGCCGCCGCGAGGAGATCGGCCGCTGCGACTCGGACCGCCAGATCGCTCGTGGCCCAGCCCGGCTCGCCGTCGCCCTCGACCTCGTGCTCGACCACGACTCGACCGACGTCACCGACCCCGACGGCGCGCTCGTGCTGCACCTGCCCGTCGACCCGCTGCCACGCACGGTGGCGACCGGGGCGCGGGTGGGGGTGGCGGGCGAGGGTGCCGACCCGGCGCGGTTCGCCTGGCGCTCCTGGCTGGTGGACGAGCCGACGGTGTCGGCCTACCGACCCGTCACGGGTCGCCTGCGCTGA
- the steA gene encoding putative cytokinetic ring protein SteA, translating into MRPLLRRAERSPDTSADVTGPGGPARVGARTKDLTKRLKPGDVAVIDHADIDRVAADALVTAAPVAVLNAARSTTGRYPNAGPDILVQAGIVLVDDIGPEIMAVPDGTRVVIDGGDVVVDGAVVASGKRQTPETVTLEQADARVGLSDEIERFAENTLSYLRRERDLLLDGVGVPDVRTGFEGRHVLIVVRGYHYREDLAMLRSYIAENRPVLVGVDGGADAILDAGLRPDMIVGDMDSVTDKALACGAEIVVHAYRDGNAPGLERVRSLGVEPVVFPATGTSEDIAMLLADDKGAELIVAVGTHATLVEFLDKGRAGMASTFLTRLRVGGKLVDAKGVSRLYRTRISNLQLTLLSAAGVAAVIAALWSTSAGQTAFGLVGAQIDDIVSWVGSLFGG; encoded by the coding sequence ATGAGACCTCTTCTCCGCAGGGCCGAGCGCAGCCCGGACACCAGCGCCGACGTCACCGGGCCCGGTGGTCCGGCGCGCGTCGGCGCGCGCACCAAGGACCTCACCAAGCGGCTGAAGCCCGGTGACGTGGCCGTGATCGACCACGCCGACATCGACCGGGTCGCCGCAGACGCTCTCGTCACCGCGGCACCGGTGGCCGTGCTCAACGCCGCCCGGTCCACCACGGGCCGCTACCCGAACGCCGGCCCGGACATCCTCGTGCAGGCCGGCATCGTGCTGGTCGACGACATCGGGCCGGAGATCATGGCCGTCCCCGACGGCACCCGCGTGGTGATCGACGGCGGCGACGTCGTCGTGGACGGCGCGGTCGTCGCCTCCGGCAAGCGGCAGACCCCCGAGACGGTCACGCTGGAGCAGGCGGACGCCCGGGTCGGCCTGTCGGACGAGATCGAGCGGTTCGCGGAGAACACGCTGTCGTACCTGCGCCGTGAGCGCGACCTCCTCCTGGACGGCGTCGGTGTGCCCGACGTCCGCACGGGCTTCGAGGGGCGTCACGTGCTCATCGTGGTGCGCGGCTACCACTACCGCGAGGACCTCGCGATGCTGCGGTCGTACATCGCGGAGAACCGGCCCGTGCTGGTCGGCGTCGACGGCGGCGCGGACGCGATCCTCGACGCCGGCCTGCGCCCTGACATGATCGTCGGCGACATGGACTCCGTCACCGACAAGGCGCTCGCCTGCGGTGCGGAGATCGTCGTCCACGCCTACCGCGACGGCAACGCCCCCGGCCTGGAGCGGGTCCGCTCGCTCGGCGTCGAGCCCGTCGTGTTCCCCGCCACGGGTACCAGCGAGGACATCGCCATGCTGCTCGCCGACGACAAGGGCGCCGAGCTGATCGTCGCCGTCGGCACGCACGCCACCCTGGTCGAGTTCCTCGACAAGGGCCGTGCCGGGATGGCCAGCACGTTCCTCACCCGACTGCGCGTGGGCGGCAAGCTCGTCGACGCCAAGGGTGTCTCGCGTCTCTACCGGACGCGGATCTCGAACCTGCAGCTGACGCTCCTGTCCGCCGCGGGCGTCGCGGCGGTCATCGCCGCGCTGTGGTCCACCTCCGCAGGCCAGACCGCCTTCGGTCTCGTCGGGGCGCAGATCGACGACATCGTCTCGTGGGTGGGTAGTCTCTTCGGCGGCTGA
- a CDS encoding NAD kinase, translated as MSRRVLIVTHGGRPQAVAATAEAVAELRSAGFEVTLHDDDLAASFGDPAMEARTREGVTESEVVMVLGGDGTILRAAELTHGTDVPLLGVNLGHVGFLAESERDNLHDAVRRVADRDYVVEERHVVDVLVHRPDRDEPETGWALNEATVEKASRERMLEVGIAVDGRPLSSFGCDGVVISTATGSTAHAFSAGGPVMWPDVDAVLVVPLAAHALFARPLVIGPTSELAVQVLDRSPVPGVLTCDGRRSIDLPAGSLIQVRRGAEPLRFARLTHAPFTDRLVSKFSLPVIGWREAADEAAARRDADAQHRREEW; from the coding sequence ATGAGTCGACGCGTCCTCATCGTGACGCACGGCGGACGACCGCAGGCGGTCGCGGCGACGGCCGAGGCGGTCGCGGAGCTGAGGTCCGCCGGGTTCGAGGTGACGCTCCACGACGACGACCTCGCGGCGTCGTTCGGCGATCCCGCGATGGAGGCACGCACGCGTGAGGGCGTCACGGAGTCCGAGGTCGTCATGGTGCTCGGCGGCGACGGCACGATCCTGCGTGCCGCGGAGCTGACGCACGGCACGGACGTGCCGCTGCTCGGCGTCAACCTCGGGCACGTCGGATTTCTCGCGGAGTCCGAGCGGGACAACCTGCACGACGCGGTGCGTCGCGTCGCCGACCGGGACTACGTCGTCGAGGAGCGGCACGTCGTCGACGTGCTCGTGCACCGACCCGACCGGGACGAGCCGGAGACCGGGTGGGCGCTCAACGAGGCCACCGTGGAGAAGGCGAGCCGCGAGCGGATGCTCGAGGTGGGGATCGCCGTCGACGGACGTCCGTTGAGCTCGTTCGGCTGCGACGGCGTCGTGATCTCCACGGCGACGGGCTCGACGGCGCACGCGTTCTCCGCGGGCGGCCCGGTGATGTGGCCGGACGTCGACGCCGTCCTGGTGGTCCCGCTCGCCGCGCACGCCCTGTTCGCGCGCCCGCTGGTCATCGGGCCGACGTCGGAGCTCGCCGTGCAGGTGCTGGACCGCAGCCCGGTGCCCGGCGTGCTGACGTGCGACGGACGCCGGAGCATCGACCTGCCCGCGGGGTCGCTCATCCAGGTGCGCCGTGGCGCGGAGCCGCTGCGGTTCGCCCGACTCACCCACGCGCCGTTCACGGACCGGTTGGTGTCCAAGTTCTCCCTGCCGGTGATCGGCTGGCGGGAGGCCGCGGACGAGGCGGCCGCGCGACGGGACGCCGACGCCCAGCACCGTCGAGAGGAGTGGTGA
- the recN gene encoding DNA repair protein RecN codes for MLEEIAIEDLGVIRAARVPLSAGLTVITGETGAGKTMVLTGLGLLMGGKADPGTVRPGADRAVVEGRLDLSRHPQVAGRVDEAGGATDDDGTVVVVRTVAAGRSRAHLGGRGVPQGVLAEIADELVTVHGQADQLRLRTPGKQREALDRFAGSDHAATLEAYRTAWTERTGLQHEIDDLTARAAERAREAELLRLGLAEIERVDPQPGEDVQLTALVARLGNAEALRQGAQEAHDAVVGDDVETEGSAVHAVERARRALEAAAADDPALADQATRLAEAGYLLADVATELSSYVADLQADPAALETAHTRLAALGSLTRSYGTTVDDVLQWSSDAGLRLLDLDDGGDRVRGMQERVEELDTELAALAERITATRQEAAGRLAASVTAELAGLAMSGARLEVEVTATDAGPSGADQVTFLLVPHPGAPPRPLGKGASGGELSRVMLAVEVALATAAGDTVLPTFVFDEVDAGVGGRAAVEVGRRLAVLARTTQVVVVTHLAQVAAFADTHLVVTKSTASDDDTTVTGVRPVTDDDRVRELARMLSGQEESESARRHALELLESSAVGR; via the coding sequence GTGCTCGAGGAGATCGCCATCGAGGACCTGGGGGTCATCCGCGCCGCCCGGGTGCCGCTGTCCGCGGGACTGACCGTCATCACCGGCGAGACCGGTGCCGGCAAGACCATGGTGCTCACCGGCCTCGGGCTGCTCATGGGCGGCAAGGCGGACCCCGGCACCGTGCGCCCGGGCGCCGACCGCGCCGTCGTCGAGGGACGGCTCGACCTGAGCCGGCACCCGCAGGTCGCGGGTCGCGTCGACGAGGCGGGCGGTGCGACGGACGACGACGGCACGGTCGTCGTCGTGCGCACGGTGGCCGCAGGCCGGTCGCGGGCGCACCTCGGGGGCCGGGGCGTGCCGCAGGGCGTGCTCGCCGAGATCGCGGACGAGCTCGTCACGGTGCACGGGCAGGCGGACCAGCTCCGGCTGCGCACCCCGGGCAAGCAGCGCGAGGCGCTGGACCGGTTCGCCGGCAGCGACCACGCGGCGACGCTGGAGGCGTACCGGACGGCCTGGACCGAGCGGACGGGCCTGCAGCACGAGATCGACGACCTCACGGCGCGGGCGGCCGAGCGCGCGCGGGAGGCGGAGCTGCTGCGCCTCGGGCTGGCGGAGATCGAGCGGGTCGACCCGCAGCCCGGGGAGGACGTCCAGCTGACCGCCCTGGTGGCGCGCCTGGGCAACGCCGAGGCGCTGCGGCAGGGCGCCCAGGAGGCCCACGACGCCGTCGTCGGCGACGACGTCGAGACCGAGGGGTCCGCCGTGCACGCGGTGGAGCGCGCCCGCCGCGCCCTCGAGGCCGCGGCCGCCGACGACCCGGCCCTCGCCGACCAGGCGACGCGGCTCGCGGAGGCCGGCTACCTGCTGGCGGACGTCGCGACCGAGCTGTCGTCCTACGTCGCGGACCTGCAGGCCGACCCTGCCGCGCTGGAGACCGCGCACACGCGCCTCGCCGCGCTCGGCTCGCTGACCCGCAGCTACGGCACGACGGTCGACGACGTCCTGCAGTGGTCGTCCGACGCGGGGCTGCGCCTGCTCGACCTCGACGACGGCGGCGACCGCGTGCGGGGCATGCAGGAGCGCGTCGAGGAGCTGGACACGGAGCTGGCGGCGCTCGCGGAGCGCATCACCGCCACCCGGCAGGAGGCCGCCGGCAGGCTCGCCGCGTCCGTCACCGCGGAGCTCGCGGGCCTGGCGATGTCCGGGGCGCGCCTCGAGGTCGAGGTCACCGCGACGGACGCGGGCCCGTCGGGCGCCGACCAGGTGACGTTCCTGCTGGTGCCGCACCCCGGCGCCCCGCCCCGCCCGCTGGGCAAGGGTGCCTCGGGCGGCGAGCTGTCCCGCGTGATGCTCGCCGTCGAGGTGGCGCTCGCCACCGCGGCCGGGGACACGGTGCTGCCCACGTTCGTCTTCGACGAGGTCGACGCCGGGGTCGGGGGGCGCGCCGCCGTCGAGGTGGGCCGCCGCCTCGCCGTCCTGGCGCGCACCACGCAGGTGGTGGTCGTCACGCACCTGGCGCAGGTCGCGGCGTTCGCCGACACCCACCTCGTGGTGACGAAGTCCACCGCGTCGGACGACGACACGACCGTGACCGGCGTCCGGCCCGTGACCGACGACGACCGGGTGCGCGAGCTGGCCCGGATGCTGTCCGGCCAGGAGGAGTCGGAGTCCGCGCGGCGGCACGCCCTCGAGCTTCTCGAGTCCTCGGCCGTGGGACGATAG
- the tyrS gene encoding tyrosine--tRNA ligase, with product MTHVLDELHWRGLVAQSTDEAALRDALSAGPVTYYCGFDPTAPSLHHGHLVQLVVLRHLQQAGHRAVALVGGATGLIGDPRQSGERVLNTKETVADWTERLKAQVSRFLDFEGENPAVLVNNLDWTAGMTAIDFLRDVGKHYRLGTMLAKDTVARRLNSDEGISFTEFSYQILQGIDFLELFRRHGVTLQTGGNDQWGNLLSGVDLIRKTEGGSVHVMTTPLITKADGTKFGKTEGGAVWLAPDMMSPYAFYQYWLNASDADVVSWLKIFTFRSREEIEALAAAVQERPGAREAQRTLAADVTTLVHGQDATDAVVAASQALFGRGELTELDEATLAAATDELPRAQVEPGTPVLDALVASGLVASKAAGRRAIAEGGAYVNNVKVDGEEAVLSAADLLHGRFAVLRRGKKTLAVAVAD from the coding sequence GTGACCCACGTTCTCGACGAGCTGCACTGGCGTGGCCTGGTGGCGCAGTCCACCGACGAGGCCGCGCTGCGCGACGCGCTCTCGGCGGGCCCGGTCACCTATTACTGCGGCTTCGACCCGACGGCGCCGAGCCTGCACCACGGGCACCTCGTCCAGCTCGTGGTGCTGCGCCATCTCCAGCAGGCCGGCCATCGTGCGGTCGCCCTGGTGGGCGGGGCGACGGGCCTCATCGGTGACCCTCGGCAGTCGGGCGAACGCGTGCTCAACACCAAGGAGACGGTCGCCGACTGGACCGAGCGTCTCAAGGCGCAGGTCTCCCGGTTCCTCGACTTCGAGGGAGAGAACCCGGCGGTCCTGGTGAACAACCTCGACTGGACCGCAGGGATGACGGCGATCGACTTCCTGCGCGACGTCGGCAAGCACTACCGGCTCGGCACCATGCTCGCCAAGGACACGGTGGCTCGCCGCCTCAACTCGGACGAGGGCATCAGCTTCACCGAGTTCAGCTACCAGATCCTGCAGGGCATCGACTTCCTCGAGCTCTTCCGACGTCACGGGGTCACCCTGCAGACCGGCGGCAATGACCAGTGGGGCAACCTGTTGTCGGGGGTCGACCTGATCCGCAAGACCGAGGGCGGGTCGGTGCACGTCATGACGACACCGCTCATCACCAAGGCCGACGGCACGAAGTTCGGCAAGACCGAGGGCGGCGCCGTCTGGCTGGCACCGGACATGATGAGCCCGTACGCGTTCTACCAGTACTGGCTCAACGCGTCGGACGCCGACGTCGTCTCCTGGCTGAAGATCTTCACCTTCCGCTCCCGCGAGGAGATCGAGGCGCTGGCGGCCGCGGTGCAGGAGCGCCCGGGCGCCCGGGAGGCGCAGCGGACGCTCGCGGCCGACGTCACGACCCTGGTGCACGGGCAGGACGCGACCGACGCCGTCGTCGCGGCGAGCCAGGCGCTGTTCGGCCGTGGTGAGCTCACCGAGCTCGACGAGGCGACCCTGGCAGCGGCGACGGACGAGCTGCCCCGCGCGCAGGTCGAGCCCGGCACGCCGGTGCTGGACGCGCTGGTCGCGTCCGGGCTCGTCGCGTCGAAGGCGGCCGGTCGGCGCGCGATCGCCGAGGGCGGCGCGTACGTCAACAACGTCAAGGTGGACGGCGAGGAGGCCGTGCTGTCGGCGGCGGACCTGCTGCACGGTCGGTTCGCGGTGCTGCGGCGCGGCAAGAAGACCCTCGCGGTCGCCGTGGCCGACTGA
- a CDS encoding HAD-IIA family hydrolase has protein sequence MTAGLLGSTQPLAECHDLALVDLDGVAYHGHLPIEHASDSLAGARQRGLRLLFVTNNASREPEDVAAQLSGLDIPTTPDEVMTAAQACAALLRTRLEPGASVLVVGGRGLVTAVEQAGFRLASGADDAPDAVAQGFAPELGWSDLAEAAYAVAGGAWYVASNRDLSLPTARGFAPGNGALVGAVVAATGVEPDSAGKPAPTMYRLAVDRVGAQRPLVIGDRLDTDLAGARAGGYPGLHVLTGVSGARDAVLAEPGLRPHYVGADLRSLLEPHPEPEQAGDGWWRCGARAARVVDGVLEVDRQGPQGIDVVRAACSAAWTAADAGEAVAASGVPQLTA, from the coding sequence ATGACGGCCGGACTGCTCGGGAGCACGCAGCCGCTCGCGGAGTGCCACGACCTCGCGCTGGTCGACCTCGACGGTGTGGCCTACCACGGCCACCTGCCGATCGAGCACGCCTCCGACAGCCTGGCCGGGGCCCGGCAGCGCGGGCTGCGCCTGCTGTTCGTGACGAACAACGCCTCGCGTGAGCCGGAGGACGTCGCGGCGCAGCTCTCGGGCCTGGACATCCCGACGACGCCGGACGAGGTCATGACGGCCGCCCAGGCCTGCGCCGCGCTGCTGCGCACCCGGTTGGAGCCCGGAGCCTCGGTCCTGGTGGTGGGGGGCCGGGGGCTGGTGACGGCCGTCGAGCAGGCCGGGTTCCGGCTGGCCTCCGGGGCGGACGACGCCCCGGACGCCGTCGCGCAAGGCTTCGCGCCGGAGCTGGGCTGGAGCGACCTCGCGGAGGCGGCGTACGCCGTCGCCGGAGGCGCCTGGTACGTGGCGAGCAACCGGGACCTGTCGCTGCCGACGGCGCGCGGGTTCGCGCCCGGCAACGGCGCCCTGGTCGGTGCCGTGGTCGCGGCCACCGGGGTGGAGCCGGACAGCGCGGGCAAGCCCGCGCCGACGATGTACCGGCTGGCGGTCGACCGGGTCGGTGCACAGCGACCCCTGGTGATCGGTGACCGGCTGGACACCGATCTCGCGGGCGCGCGCGCGGGCGGCTACCCGGGTCTGCACGTCCTGACGGGCGTGTCGGGCGCACGGGACGCGGTGCTGGCGGAGCCGGGCCTGCGGCCCCACTACGTGGGTGCCGACCTGCGGTCGCTGCTCGAGCCGCACCCGGAGCCCGAGCAGGCCGGCGACGGCTGGTGGCGGTGCGGTGCGCGCGCGGCTCGGGTCGTGGACGGCGTGCTCGAGGTGGACCGCCAGGGCCCGCAGGGGATCGACGTGGTCCGTGCCGCGTGCTCCGCGGCGTGGACGGCCGCCGACGCCGGTGAAGCCGTCGCCGCGTCCGGGGTGCCGCAGCTCACGGCCTGA